One window of the Trifolium pratense cultivar HEN17-A07 linkage group LG2, ARS_RC_1.1, whole genome shotgun sequence genome contains the following:
- the LOC123906754 gene encoding WAT1-related protein At3g28070-like isoform X1, with product MVNMNGRNKLLPFVGMIIAVLAQSGSMVVIKVAMKDGMNKYVLVVYSMALSTILLLPFAFFINRTLGQIMTYGGIELSSPTLASAMLNLIPAFTFVLALLFRMEKIYWRHSRSQAKVVGTIASVAGAFVVIFYKGPPIFKIHSSSSYNTLQFSPNLNWILGGLLCAGDSLLSSIWYIYQVSVTRKYPAVIVIVFFQVFFITIQSGLFALIVVRDPSEWELKLDMGLIVIFYQAIGAIGIRYLLQTWCVQRAGPLFCAMFKPVGIVFTVLLGSIFLGDDFYLGSLIGAVIIVVGFYAVQWGKASEEKGIQNLETPCNVAPLLQNKA from the exons ATGGTGAACATGAATGGTAGAAACAAATTATTACCATTTGTGGGAATGATTATAGCTGTTTTAGCACAAAGTGGAAGCATGGTTGTAATTAAAGTTGCAATGAAAGATGGAATGAACAAATATGTATTGGTTGTGTATTCCATGGCACTTTCCACCATCTTGCTTCTTCCTTTTGCCTTTTTTATCAACAg AACTTTAGGACAGATAATGACTTATGGTGGCATAGAACTCAGCTCACCCACTCTTGCATCAGCAATGCTTAACCTCATTCCAGCTTTCACTTTCGTACTTGCACTGCTTTTCAG GATGGAAAAAATATACTGGAGACATTCTAGAAGCCAAGCTAAAGTGGTAGGAACTATAGCATCAGTGGCTGGAGCATTTGTTGTTATATTTTACAAGGGTCCACCAATCTTCAAGATACATTCATCAAGTTCTTACAACACACTTCAATTTTCACCAAATTTGAATTGGATTTTGGGTGGGTTGTTATGTGCCGGGGATTCTTTACTTTCATCCATATGGTACATATATCAG GTTTCGGTAACAAGGAAATACCCTGCTGTAATAGTCATAGTCTTCTTCCaagtattttttattacaattcAATCAGGACTATTTGCCTtaattgtggttagagatccaAGTGAATGGGAACTAAAGCTTGATATGGGATTGATTGTCATTTTTTACCAG GCAATAGGTGCAATAGGGATTCGGTACTTACTACAAACATGGTGCGTACAAAGAGCTGGTCCTCTGTTTTGTGCTATGTTCAAGCCTGTGGGAATCGTCTTCACTGTTTTATTGGGTTCAATTTTCCTAGGAGATGATTTCTATCTTGGAAg TTTGATTGGTGCGGTTATAATCGTGGTAGGATTTTATGCTGTGCAATGGGGGAAAGCATCAGAAGAGAAAGGGATTCAAAACTTGGAGACACCGTGCAATGTTGCTCCACTATTACAAAACAAAGCATAA
- the LOC123906754 gene encoding WAT1-related protein At5g40240-like isoform X2, whose protein sequence is MVNMNGRNKLLPFVGMIIAVLAQSGSMVVIKVAMKDGMNKYVLVVYSMALSTILLLPFAFFINRSERPPLTFSALCSFFLLALMGTLGQIMTYGGIELSSPTLASAMLNLIPAFTFVLALLFRMEKIYWRHSRSQAKVVGTIASVAGAFVVIFYKGPPIFKIHSSSSYNTLQFSPNLNWILGGLLCAGDSLLSSIWYIYQVSVTRKYPAVIVIVFFQVFFITIQSGLFALIVVRDPSEWELKLDMGLIVIFYQFDWCGYNRGRILCCAMGESIRRERDSKLGDTVQCCSTITKQSII, encoded by the exons ATGGTGAACATGAATGGTAGAAACAAATTATTACCATTTGTGGGAATGATTATAGCTGTTTTAGCACAAAGTGGAAGCATGGTTGTAATTAAAGTTGCAATGAAAGATGGAATGAACAAATATGTATTGGTTGTGTATTCCATGGCACTTTCCACCATCTTGCTTCTTCCTTTTGCCTTTTTTATCAACAg GTCAGAGCGCCCTCCTCTAACTTTCTCTGCACTTTGCAGCTTCTTTTTGCTTGCTCTCATGGG AACTTTAGGACAGATAATGACTTATGGTGGCATAGAACTCAGCTCACCCACTCTTGCATCAGCAATGCTTAACCTCATTCCAGCTTTCACTTTCGTACTTGCACTGCTTTTCAG GATGGAAAAAATATACTGGAGACATTCTAGAAGCCAAGCTAAAGTGGTAGGAACTATAGCATCAGTGGCTGGAGCATTTGTTGTTATATTTTACAAGGGTCCACCAATCTTCAAGATACATTCATCAAGTTCTTACAACACACTTCAATTTTCACCAAATTTGAATTGGATTTTGGGTGGGTTGTTATGTGCCGGGGATTCTTTACTTTCATCCATATGGTACATATATCAG GTTTCGGTAACAAGGAAATACCCTGCTGTAATAGTCATAGTCTTCTTCCaagtattttttattacaattcAATCAGGACTATTTGCCTtaattgtggttagagatccaAGTGAATGGGAACTAAAGCTTGATATGGGATTGATTGTCATTTTTTACCAG TTTGATTGGTGCGGTTATAATCGTGGTAGGATTTTATGCTGTGCAATGGGGGAAAGCATCAGAAGAGAAAGGGATTCAAAACTTGGAGACACCGTGCAATGTTGCTCCACTATTACAAAACAAAGCATAATCTAA